The Xanthomonas sp. CFBP 8443 genome has a window encoding:
- a CDS encoding xanthine dehydrogenase family protein molybdopterin-binding subunit, with amino-acid sequence MNYIGKEMRRVDGYAKVTGKARYAAEFQIPHLTHGYILTSTIAKGRIVRIDTRAAEAAPGVIKVLTHLNSVKPVSDEVKKKGEDLSFRALVDERIHFSAQPIAVVVAASFEQARHAARLIQVDYAAETPSTDFVALLDRAYDPTPKESPPPRGNPAAAFAAAPVQVRAAYTMPIEHHNPMEPHGGIGYWIGDTLTVINKSQNVHQDREQLAGYFGIPTERVNVVSLFVGGAFGSCLRPNYYTFLLGAVSKAVGRPVKIVYTRRQMFSGHGYRPYYRVELDLGADAAGKLQAIRYRHVLNTSRIEAFNEAFLRNARSLYACPNVEDRFEVVDTDLPTPQAMRAPGAISQMFGIECAMDELAHALKMDPLQLRLANYAETDPETGKPFSSKALRECYRLGAETFGWSKRNPEPRSMRDGRLLVGWGMATGTWPAMQMPALARVLLKADGSAVVGSATADIGPGTYTVMTLIAAEYLGIDAKRVQFELGDTRLPKAPSQGGSWTTASVGSAIHGAVREIRGKLLELARQDGQSAFSGLDVDAVELADGRLRPTGKPEAGLDVAKLMRQHGLQELEVVHESKPSAERQKYATAAHGAQFIEVKVDPDTGMVQVTRVIEATACGKIMNPLTSHSQEIGAVVMGIGMALSEGTEVDHRYGRMLNASLADYHVPVNADVQQIETMFLEEQDRIVNPLGVKGMGELGMVGIPAAIANAVFHATGKRIRELPITPDKLIG; translated from the coding sequence ATGAACTACATCGGCAAGGAAATGCGCCGCGTCGACGGCTACGCCAAGGTCACCGGCAAGGCGCGCTACGCGGCGGAGTTCCAGATCCCGCACCTGACCCACGGCTACATCCTCACCAGCACCATCGCCAAGGGCCGCATCGTGCGCATCGACACCCGCGCCGCCGAGGCCGCGCCGGGGGTGATCAAGGTGTTGACCCATCTGAATTCGGTCAAGCCGGTGTCCGACGAGGTCAAGAAGAAGGGCGAGGACCTGTCGTTCCGCGCCCTGGTCGACGAGCGCATCCATTTCAGCGCGCAACCGATCGCGGTGGTGGTCGCCGCCAGCTTCGAGCAGGCGCGGCATGCCGCACGGCTGATCCAGGTGGACTACGCGGCGGAAACGCCCAGCACCGATTTCGTGGCGCTGCTCGACCGGGCCTACGATCCGACGCCGAAGGAATCGCCGCCGCCGCGCGGCAACCCGGCCGCCGCGTTCGCCGCCGCGCCGGTCCAGGTGCGGGCCGCGTACACGATGCCGATCGAGCACCACAACCCGATGGAGCCGCACGGCGGCATCGGCTACTGGATCGGCGACACGCTGACCGTCATCAACAAGAGCCAGAACGTCCACCAGGATCGCGAGCAGCTGGCCGGCTATTTCGGCATTCCCACCGAGCGGGTCAACGTGGTGTCGCTGTTCGTCGGCGGCGCGTTCGGCTCGTGCCTGCGCCCGAACTACTACACCTTCCTGCTCGGCGCGGTGTCCAAGGCGGTCGGCCGCCCGGTCAAGATCGTCTACACCCGCCGGCAGATGTTCAGCGGCCACGGCTACCGCCCCTACTATCGGGTGGAATTGGACCTGGGCGCCGACGCGGCCGGCAAGCTGCAGGCGATCCGCTACCGGCACGTGCTCAACACCTCGCGCATCGAGGCGTTCAACGAAGCGTTCCTGCGCAACGCGCGCTCGCTGTACGCCTGCCCCAACGTCGAGGACCGCTTCGAGGTGGTCGACACCGACCTGCCGACGCCGCAGGCGATGCGCGCGCCCGGCGCGATCAGCCAGATGTTCGGCATCGAGTGCGCAATGGACGAACTGGCCCACGCGCTGAAGATGGACCCGTTGCAGCTGCGCCTGGCCAACTACGCCGAGACCGATCCGGAAACCGGCAAGCCGTTCTCGAGCAAGGCGCTGCGCGAGTGCTACCGGCTCGGTGCCGAGACCTTCGGCTGGAGCAAACGCAACCCCGAACCGCGCTCGATGCGCGATGGGCGCCTGCTGGTCGGCTGGGGCATGGCCACCGGCACCTGGCCGGCGATGCAGATGCCGGCGCTGGCGCGAGTGCTGCTCAAGGCCGACGGCAGCGCCGTGGTCGGCAGCGCCACCGCCGACATCGGCCCCGGCACCTATACGGTGATGACCCTGATCGCCGCCGAGTACCTGGGCATCGACGCCAAGCGCGTGCAGTTCGAACTCGGCGACACGCGCCTGCCGAAGGCGCCGTCGCAGGGCGGCTCGTGGACCACCGCCAGCGTCGGCAGCGCGATCCACGGCGCGGTGCGCGAGATCCGCGGCAAGCTGCTGGAGCTGGCCAGGCAGGACGGGCAATCGGCGTTCAGCGGCCTGGACGTGGACGCGGTGGAACTGGCCGATGGCCGGCTGCGCCCGACCGGCAAGCCCGAGGCCGGCCTGGACGTGGCCAAACTGATGCGCCAGCACGGCCTGCAGGAACTGGAGGTGGTGCACGAGTCCAAGCCCTCGGCCGAGCGCCAGAAGTACGCCACCGCCGCGCACGGCGCGCAGTTCATCGAGGTCAAGGTCGATCCGGACACCGGCATGGTGCAGGTGACCCGGGTCATCGAGGCCACCGCCTGCGGCAAGATCATGAACCCGCTGACCTCGCACAGCCAGGAGATCGGCGCGGTGGTGATGGGCATCGGCATGGCGCTCAGCGAAGGCACCGAGGTCGACCACCGCTACGGGCGCATGCTCAATGCGTCGCTGGCCGACTACCACGTACCGGTCAACGCCGACGTGCAGCAGATCGAAACCATGTTCTTGGAGGAGCAGGACCGCATCGTCAACCCGCTCGGGGTCAAGGGCATGGGCGAACTGGGCATGGTCGGCATTCCCGCGGCGATCGCCAACGCCGTGTTCCATGCCACCGGCAAGCGCATCCGCGAACTGCCGATCACCCCGGACAAGCTGATCGGCTGA
- a CDS encoding transposase, producing the protein MQRFVGIDVSKAELVVHVLPDGLTWTQANTPEGHAGLAERLALLGCERIVLEASGGYERAIVQVLTQAGLPAVRLPAQRPRALAHALGLKAKTDALDARLLAVAAQCIHAQPTAVLPAPLQALRELLHLRSTLVAQRDAQRRCMEHVTCKAVRDQWLEVIALLQQRICNVSRQIAQAGAACSSLPKLPGLGPILRATLAARLPELGTVHPRKIIALVGLAPFNRDSGRWRGQRRIQGGRADVRRVLYMATWASIRTGSPLSHTYARLTAAGKPAKVAIVACMHKYLRWLNAIARDQAPYAPPEIASA; encoded by the coding sequence ATGCAGCGCTTTGTCGGGATCGATGTCTCCAAGGCCGAGCTGGTCGTTCACGTCTTGCCGGATGGGCTGACCTGGACTCAGGCCAATACGCCCGAGGGGCACGCCGGCCTGGCCGAACGCCTGGCCTTGCTGGGATGCGAGCGGATCGTGCTGGAGGCCAGCGGTGGCTACGAACGGGCGATAGTGCAGGTGCTGACGCAGGCTGGTCTGCCCGCGGTCCGGCTGCCTGCCCAGCGTCCTCGTGCGCTGGCGCACGCGTTGGGACTCAAGGCCAAGACCGATGCTCTGGATGCGCGGTTGCTGGCTGTGGCGGCCCAGTGCATCCACGCTCAGCCCACCGCGGTGCTCCCTGCGCCGCTGCAGGCGCTGCGCGAACTGCTCCACCTGCGCAGCACCCTGGTCGCCCAGCGCGATGCGCAGCGCCGCTGCATGGAGCACGTGACCTGCAAGGCGGTGCGCGACCAATGGCTCGAGGTGATCGCGCTGCTGCAGCAGCGCATCTGTAACGTGTCCCGGCAGATCGCACAGGCGGGGGCTGCCTGCTCCAGCCTGCCCAAATTGCCTGGGCTTGGCCCGATCCTGCGCGCCACCCTGGCAGCCCGGCTCCCCGAGCTGGGCACCGTGCATCCGCGCAAGATCATCGCCTTGGTCGGGCTGGCGCCGTTCAATCGCGATAGCGGCCGCTGGCGCGGCCAACGCCGCATCCAGGGCGGACGCGCCGACGTGCGACGAGTGCTGTACATGGCCACGTGGGCCTCCATCCGCACCGGCTCCCCGCTGTCACACACCTACGCCCGCCTGACCGCCGCAGGCAAACCCGCCAAGGTCGCCATTGTCGCGTGCATGCACAAGTACCTGCGATGGCTCAATGCCATTGCCCGAGACCAGGCGCCTTACGCTCCTCCGGAGATCGCTTCTGCATGA
- a CDS encoding nucleotidyltransferase family protein → MSQAHAALILAAGASRRLGHAKQALTRDGEPLLRRAARLALATAPARCVVVLGAQAEALRPALDGLPVEVVRNPDWSSGMGGSLECLRAVVHDDASITHSLVLGCDQPALDLPHLHDLLAAAMRAASGCAISAYAGVRGMPAVVAQDCWRGLRLSGDRGLRALFEAMAPDSLGCIVAPALALDLDTQQDVLAAVERGWLDP, encoded by the coding sequence ATGAGCCAGGCGCATGCGGCGTTGATCCTGGCCGCCGGCGCCAGCCGCCGCCTTGGCCACGCCAAGCAGGCGCTGACCCGCGACGGCGAGCCGCTGCTGCGCCGCGCCGCGCGCCTGGCGCTGGCCACGGCGCCGGCGCGTTGCGTGGTGGTGCTGGGCGCGCAGGCCGAGGCGCTGCGCCCGGCGCTGGACGGGTTGCCGGTGGAAGTGGTGCGCAATCCGGACTGGTCCAGCGGCATGGGCGGCAGCCTGGAGTGCCTGCGCGCGGTCGTCCACGACGACGCCTCCATCACCCATAGCCTGGTGCTCGGCTGCGACCAGCCGGCGCTGGATCTGCCGCACCTGCACGACCTGCTGGCCGCGGCCATGCGCGCCGCCTCCGGCTGCGCGATCAGCGCCTACGCCGGCGTGCGCGGCATGCCGGCGGTGGTGGCGCAGGACTGTTGGCGCGGGCTGCGCTTGTCCGGCGACCGCGGCCTGCGCGCGCTGTTCGAGGCGATGGCGCCGGACAGCCTCGGCTGCATCGTCGCGCCGGCGCTGGCGCTGGACCTGGACACCCAGCAGGACGTGCTGGCCGCGGTGGAGCGCGGCTGGCTGGATCCGTAG
- a CDS encoding XdhC/CoxI family protein — protein sequence MSAARHCLHAAIVACRQRAPAVLVVVMASEGSTYAHAGAIALFGADGAQQGWLSGGCLEPEIARCAARAAAAGALAWMEIDTRDDDDLLSGSAVGCRGRLRLALLPLAALPGIERLAQAWLQRRGGLTLALDGDGGVVAAVAGQMLQWWVPCQAWNGAAACGGQVQVPPPPRVSVFGAGPETAVLLPLLRQLGWMTTLVEQRPRWMAQAVLADLALACTPTRALADCADSDAALVMHHHFELDREALDALAGSTIPFLGLLGPPRRREDLFRLLRPQQHAQLLPRLHAPVGLRLGGSGAEAIALSIAAQLQATRTAPPRPDAVAEAGGRPRRSHRDAVAPPVPLDAEEEAR from the coding sequence ATGTCCGCCGCCAGACACTGTCTCCACGCCGCCATCGTCGCCTGCCGACAGCGCGCACCCGCCGTGCTGGTGGTAGTGATGGCCAGCGAAGGCTCCACCTATGCGCATGCCGGGGCGATCGCGCTGTTCGGCGCCGACGGCGCGCAGCAGGGCTGGCTCAGCGGCGGCTGCCTGGAGCCGGAGATCGCGCGCTGCGCGGCGCGCGCGGCGGCGGCCGGCGCACTGGCGTGGATGGAGATCGACACGCGCGACGACGACGACCTGCTGTCCGGCTCGGCGGTGGGCTGCCGCGGCCGCCTGCGCCTGGCCTTGTTGCCATTGGCCGCATTGCCCGGCATCGAGCGCCTGGCGCAGGCCTGGCTGCAGCGGCGCGGCGGCTTGACCCTGGCGCTGGATGGCGACGGTGGCGTGGTTGCGGCGGTGGCCGGGCAGATGCTGCAGTGGTGGGTGCCGTGCCAGGCCTGGAATGGCGCGGCGGCCTGCGGCGGGCAGGTACAGGTGCCGCCGCCGCCGCGGGTCAGCGTGTTCGGCGCGGGTCCGGAAACCGCGGTGCTGTTGCCGCTGCTGCGGCAACTGGGCTGGATGACCACGCTGGTCGAGCAGCGGCCGCGCTGGATGGCGCAGGCCGTGCTGGCCGACCTGGCGTTGGCCTGCACGCCGACCCGCGCGCTGGCCGACTGCGCCGACAGCGATGCGGCGCTGGTGATGCACCACCATTTCGAACTGGACCGCGAAGCGCTGGACGCGCTGGCGGGCAGCACGATCCCGTTCCTGGGCCTGCTGGGGCCGCCGCGCCGGCGCGAGGATCTGTTCCGCCTGCTGCGCCCGCAACAGCACGCGCAACTGCTGCCGCGGCTGCATGCGCCGGTTGGGCTGCGGCTGGGCGGCAGCGGCGCGGAGGCGATCGCGCTGAGCATCGCCGCGCAGCTGCAGGCCACCCGCACCGCGCCGCCACGGCCGGACGCGGTGGCGGAGGCGGGCGGCAGGCCGCGGCGCTCGCACCGCGATGCAGTGGCGCCGCCGGTGCCCTTGGATGCCGAGGAGGAAGCGCGATGA
- a CDS encoding PAS domain-containing protein, giving the protein MSPDHATPAAEAHAHPFLHGGGGTGALIGRFDWSRTPLGPLSAWPQSLRTVTAMLLRSPLPIVLLWGPEGIMIYNDAYAVFAGARHPQLLGSEVRQGWAEVAEFNDHVMKVGLAGQTLSYKDQELTLHRHGRPEQVWMDLDYSPVLDDDGAPAGIIAFVVDTTERVRAQAHIQAERTRLTRLFDQAPGLMVMLTGRDHVVELANPAFVRLMGGGELLGLPIRAALPDMARPDFLDILDNAYRTGTAFVANSATFQLQHDGQAHERILDFVCQPVTGPSGEVTGIFIEGHDVTEQRRSADALRANERRLRFLDALAKATAASTDAGAILATTTRLLGEYLRVSVCAYADMDPDQDGFTIRGDWSAPGAQSITGHYSLAAFGQLAVRNLRAGLPLVLDDNRAQLPPHEAVTFLDIGLAATICMPLVKEGRLTALMAIHDSAPHRWTQEELSLLTEVTERSWAHIERVRSEAQRRLDEQRFLRELERKVAERTAELAQSQSNIRTVLETSHLFQGLLDLDGRLRYTNATALQGIGARLDDIRDWPLWTTPWFAKTDGAPELVEAAVRRVAAGGTEHMSMTLNLPTGVRAFDLSLRPVLDAAGMAMGMVFEAVEMTARIMAEKALRQAQKMEEIGNLTGGIAHDFNNLLTVILGNLELLRGRVPDDPLLRRLLDNATAGAERGAALTARMLAFARKQDLRTERLDVKALVEGMTDLLERSLGATIALQLELPTRLPAVETDANQLETALLNLAVNARDAMDGQGRILIAARAARRRHPADGLRPGRYVCLAVTDTGTGMDEATLKRAAEPFFTTKGVGKGTGLGLSMVHGLAQQCGGALLIHSTPGLGTTAEIWLPATDADAAAAPAARTPALPAVAAGALKILAVDDDRLVLANTAQMLGELGHNVAAAGSGPEALAMLAQQRFDLVVTDYAMPDMTGMQLAVAIRQAQPALPILLLSGYTDLAPGAHPQIPRLSKPYSRAGLARAVMDAVGAGDNAGGNEAAACEN; this is encoded by the coding sequence ATGAGCCCTGACCACGCGACTCCCGCCGCCGAGGCCCACGCGCACCCGTTCCTGCACGGCGGCGGCGGGACCGGCGCGCTGATCGGCCGTTTCGACTGGTCGCGTACGCCGCTGGGGCCGTTGTCGGCATGGCCGCAGAGCCTGCGCACGGTAACCGCGATGCTGCTGCGCTCGCCGCTGCCGATCGTGCTGCTGTGGGGGCCCGAGGGCATCATGATCTACAACGACGCCTACGCGGTCTTCGCCGGCGCGCGGCATCCGCAGCTGCTCGGCTCGGAGGTGCGCCAGGGCTGGGCGGAAGTGGCCGAGTTCAACGACCACGTGATGAAGGTGGGCCTGGCCGGGCAGACGCTGTCGTACAAGGACCAGGAACTGACCCTGCACCGCCACGGCCGCCCCGAGCAGGTGTGGATGGACCTGGACTATTCGCCGGTGCTGGACGACGACGGCGCCCCCGCCGGGATCATCGCCTTCGTCGTCGACACCACCGAGCGGGTGCGCGCGCAGGCCCATATCCAGGCCGAGCGCACGCGCCTGACCCGCCTGTTCGACCAGGCACCGGGGTTGATGGTGATGCTGACCGGACGCGACCACGTGGTCGAACTGGCCAACCCGGCGTTCGTACGCCTGATGGGCGGCGGCGAGCTGCTCGGCCTGCCGATCCGCGCCGCACTGCCGGACATGGCGCGGCCGGACTTCCTCGACATCCTGGACAACGCCTACCGCACGGGCACGGCCTTCGTCGCCAATTCGGCGACGTTCCAGCTGCAGCACGACGGCCAGGCGCACGAACGCATCCTCGACTTCGTCTGCCAGCCGGTGACCGGTCCGTCCGGCGAGGTCACCGGCATCTTCATCGAAGGCCACGACGTCACCGAGCAGCGCCGGAGCGCCGACGCGCTGCGCGCCAACGAGCGGCGCCTGCGGTTTCTCGACGCGCTGGCCAAGGCCACCGCCGCCAGCACCGATGCCGGCGCCATCCTCGCCACCACCACGCGCCTGCTCGGCGAGTACCTGCGCGTGTCGGTGTGCGCCTATGCGGACATGGATCCGGACCAGGACGGCTTCACCATCCGCGGCGACTGGAGCGCGCCCGGCGCGCAGAGCATCACCGGCCACTACAGCCTGGCCGCGTTCGGCCAGCTGGCGGTGCGCAACCTGCGCGCCGGCCTGCCGCTGGTGCTGGACGACAACCGCGCGCAGCTGCCGCCGCACGAAGCGGTCACGTTCCTGGACATCGGCCTGGCCGCGACCATCTGCATGCCGCTGGTCAAGGAAGGACGGCTGACCGCGCTGATGGCCATCCACGACAGCGCGCCGCACCGCTGGACGCAGGAGGAGCTGTCGCTGCTGACCGAAGTGACCGAGCGTTCCTGGGCGCACATCGAGCGCGTGCGCTCGGAGGCGCAGCGCCGGCTGGACGAACAGCGCTTCCTGCGCGAACTGGAGCGCAAGGTGGCCGAGCGCACCGCCGAGCTGGCGCAGAGCCAATCCAACATCCGCACCGTGCTGGAGACCTCGCACCTGTTCCAGGGCCTGCTGGACCTGGACGGGCGCCTGCGCTACACCAACGCCACTGCGCTGCAGGGCATCGGCGCGCGCCTGGACGACATCCGCGACTGGCCGCTGTGGACCACGCCGTGGTTCGCGAAGACGGACGGTGCGCCGGAACTGGTCGAGGCCGCGGTGCGCCGCGTCGCCGCCGGCGGCACCGAGCACATGAGCATGACCTTGAACCTGCCGACCGGCGTGCGCGCCTTCGACCTGTCGCTGCGGCCGGTGCTGGATGCGGCCGGCATGGCGATGGGGATGGTGTTCGAGGCGGTGGAGATGACCGCGCGGATCATGGCCGAGAAGGCGCTGCGGCAAGCGCAGAAGATGGAGGAGATCGGCAACCTCACCGGCGGCATCGCGCACGACTTCAACAACCTGCTGACGGTGATCCTGGGCAACCTGGAACTGCTGCGCGGGCGCGTGCCGGACGACCCGCTGCTGCGGCGGCTGCTGGACAACGCCACCGCCGGCGCCGAGCGCGGCGCCGCGCTGACCGCGCGCATGCTGGCCTTCGCGCGCAAGCAGGACCTGCGCACCGAGCGGCTCGACGTGAAGGCGCTGGTCGAGGGCATGACCGACCTGCTGGAACGTTCGTTGGGCGCGACCATCGCGCTGCAGTTGGAACTGCCGACACGGTTGCCAGCGGTGGAGACCGATGCCAACCAGCTCGAAACGGCGCTGCTGAACCTGGCGGTCAACGCGCGCGACGCGATGGACGGCCAGGGCCGCATCCTGATCGCCGCCCGCGCGGCGCGGCGCCGGCACCCGGCCGATGGGCTGCGGCCCGGCCGCTACGTATGCCTGGCGGTCACCGACACCGGCACCGGCATGGACGAGGCCACGCTCAAACGCGCCGCCGAGCCGTTCTTCACCACCAAGGGCGTCGGCAAGGGCACCGGCCTGGGCCTGTCGATGGTGCATGGGCTGGCCCAGCAGTGCGGCGGCGCGTTGCTGATCCACAGCACGCCAGGCCTGGGCACCACCGCGGAAATCTGGCTGCCGGCCACGGACGCGGATGCCGCCGCCGCGCCCGCGGCGCGCACGCCGGCGCTGCCGGCGGTGGCGGCCGGCGCGCTGAAGATCCTGGCGGTGGACGACGACCGGCTGGTGCTCGCCAACACCGCGCAGATGCTTGGCGAACTCGGCCACAACGTCGCCGCGGCCGGCTCCGGTCCCGAGGCGCTGGCCATGCTCGCGCAGCAGCGCTTCGACCTGGTGGTCACCGACTACGCGATGCCGGACATGACCGGCATGCAGCTGGCGGTGGCGATCCGCCAGGCGCAGCCGGCGCTGCCGATCCTGCTGCTCTCCGGCTACACCGACCTGGCGCCGGGCGCGCACCCGCAGATCCCGCGCCTGTCCAAGCCGTACTCGCGTGCCGGGCTGGCGCGGGCGGTGATGGACGCGGTGGGCGCCGGCGACAACGCGGGCGGGAACGAAGCGGCGGCCTGCGAAAACTAG
- a CDS encoding SMI1/KNR4 family protein: MQLILEDSGQALTMQELDEFQQQFDAQLPAGFRQFYLQHNGGDLSDDHGDNDLLLGGFTPIKYGMAPIETVYRDLTDSVPFLQGMIPFAYDRFGHSFLLSLNKDDYGTIYLYLMDEEELALVSDCFDDFMAELTG, from the coding sequence ATGCAACTGATCCTCGAAGACTCCGGGCAGGCCCTCACCATGCAGGAGCTGGACGAATTCCAGCAGCAATTCGATGCGCAACTGCCGGCCGGCTTCAGGCAGTTCTATCTGCAGCACAATGGCGGGGACCTGTCCGACGACCATGGCGACAACGATCTTCTGCTGGGCGGTTTCACGCCGATCAAGTACGGCATGGCTCCCATCGAGACCGTCTACCGCGACCTGACCGACAGCGTTCCCTTCCTGCAGGGAATGATTCCCTTCGCCTACGATCGGTTCGGCCATTCCTTCCTGCTGTCGCTCAACAAGGACGACTACGGAACCATCTACCTCTACCTGATGGACGAGGAGGAACTGGCCCTGGTAAGCGATTGCTTTGACGACTTCATGGCCGAACTCACCGGCTGA
- a CDS encoding winged helix DNA-binding domain-containing protein: MPKTPAASVPIAAARARALWLDAQRLTTPAPFGAGAEAVRRATAHLGYVQIDTIHVIERSHHHVLYSRIPDYRKQDLEQAQSHDKSVFEYWTHALAYVPIADYRMYVAQMARYRAETDAAGRIDPADYAKLLRRIRNDGPLSIRDIDDDVLVEKTHPWGSRKPSRAALRYGFFSGDLVVSQRSGMLKTYELAARHFGWTRRPRPASDVQYARYLLQRALRAQGLVGVDAICYGNAGAKPAVRALIAAAVAAGRLLPVHLQGQEQAALWAEPALLEHAPPVPDETVAHLLSPFDPLVIQRKRLQQFFGYEHRFEAYVPAAQRVLGYFALPVLVGDRIVAALDLKMDRQAGRLLIQKWTWLVPQRPALKRAIEAALQRFERFHLQ, from the coding sequence ATGCCGAAGACCCCCGCCGCCTCTGTCCCCATCGCCGCCGCGCGGGCGCGCGCGCTGTGGCTGGACGCGCAACGGCTGACCACGCCCGCGCCGTTCGGCGCCGGCGCCGAAGCGGTGCGGCGCGCAACCGCGCACCTGGGCTACGTGCAGATCGACACCATCCACGTGATCGAGCGCAGCCACCACCACGTGCTGTACAGCCGCATCCCCGACTACCGCAAGCAGGACCTGGAACAGGCGCAGTCGCACGACAAGTCGGTGTTCGAATACTGGACGCATGCGCTGGCCTACGTGCCGATCGCCGACTACCGCATGTACGTGGCGCAGATGGCGCGCTACCGCGCCGAGACGGACGCGGCCGGCAGGATCGATCCGGCCGACTACGCCAAGCTGCTGCGGCGCATCCGCAACGACGGGCCGTTGTCGATCCGCGACATCGACGACGACGTGCTGGTCGAGAAGACCCATCCGTGGGGCAGCCGCAAGCCGTCGCGGGCGGCGTTGCGCTACGGCTTCTTCAGCGGCGACCTGGTGGTCAGCCAGCGCAGCGGCATGCTCAAGACCTACGAGCTGGCCGCGCGCCATTTCGGCTGGACCCGGCGCCCGCGCCCGGCGAGCGACGTGCAGTACGCGCGCTACCTGCTGCAGCGCGCGCTGCGCGCGCAGGGCCTGGTCGGCGTGGACGCGATCTGCTACGGCAACGCCGGCGCCAAGCCCGCGGTGCGCGCGCTGATCGCCGCCGCGGTCGCCGCCGGGCGGCTGCTCCCGGTGCACCTGCAGGGCCAGGAGCAGGCGGCGTTGTGGGCCGAGCCGGCGCTGCTCGAGCACGCGCCGCCTGTGCCGGACGAGACCGTCGCGCATCTGCTGTCGCCATTCGATCCGCTGGTGATCCAGCGCAAGCGGCTGCAGCAGTTCTTCGGCTACGAACATCGCTTCGAGGCCTACGTGCCGGCGGCGCAGCGGGTGCTCGGCTATTTCGCGCTGCCGGTGCTGGTCGGCGACCGCATCGTCGCCGCGCTCGACCTGAAGATGGACCGCCAGGCGGGCAGGCTGCTGATCCAGAAATGGACCTGGCTGGTGCCGCAGCGACCCGCGCTGAAGCGTGCGATCGAGGCGGCGCTGCAGCGGTTCGAACGCTTCCATCTGCAATAG
- a CDS encoding MarR family winged helix-turn-helix transcriptional regulator, with protein MDDALPCRCTCFLLRRAARRTSQVYDRELSAVGLSLNEYSILRRAGTVQQLGALAERLGMDRSTLSRNLKPMQAAGWIEQRRGDDARQKLVVVSAAGRRLLKRALPHWERAQARIDALTGTTAIDALHRQLRQLERALGTDREDAAA; from the coding sequence ATGGACGACGCCCTCCCCTGCCGCTGCACCTGTTTCCTGTTGCGCCGCGCCGCGCGCCGTACCTCGCAGGTCTACGACCGCGAACTGAGCGCGGTGGGGCTGAGCCTGAACGAGTATTCGATCCTGCGCCGCGCCGGCACCGTACAGCAGCTCGGCGCGTTGGCCGAACGCCTGGGCATGGACCGCAGCACGCTGTCGCGCAATCTCAAGCCGATGCAGGCGGCCGGCTGGATCGAGCAACGCCGCGGCGACGATGCGCGGCAGAAGCTGGTGGTGGTCAGCGCCGCCGGCCGGCGCCTGCTCAAACGCGCGCTGCCGCACTGGGAGCGCGCACAGGCGCGGATCGACGCCCTGACCGGCACCACCGCCATCGACGCCCTGCACCGCCAGCTGCGGCAGCTGGAACGCGCGTTGGGCACCGATCGCGAGGACGCCGCCGCATGA